AGATCCTTCGCTGCGCTCAGGATGACAATTGCAGCTTGCATGCTTTCACCAACATTGACGACCCACGACCCACGACCCACGACCCACGACCCACGACCCACGACCCACGACCCACGACCCACGACCCACGACCCACGATCCTCAGTCGGCGAGGTCCAGCTCGTCGGCGTCGAACAGCCCTTCGTGCTCCTTGACGCCTTCGACCAGCACGTAGCTCCCGACGCTCACCGAGCCGCACTTCTCGCGGGCCGTCGCGTGGAGCCGCACCGTCTGATCGCCGTCGCGCATCCCGATCACCAGGAACGGCGTCTCAGCCTTGCACTCGACGCGCAGGACGTTCCCCTCGGTGTGGACATCGTCGGAGCCGATGCGGCTGGTGGCCGCACGCTGCCGACGCTCGTCGCGCGTCAGGCGCCGCGGCTTGTCCGTGTCATCCTCGGGGAAATACTGGGAGGTCTGCGGATACGGCCCAGGATCGGCGGCCACGCCGGGGCCTGGCGGCGTGACGACACCAGGGATACCAACGGGCATGGTCGGCGCAGGGAGGCCACCGGCCCCCGGCGCAGCCCCAAGGATGAGCTTCCCTGCGCCGTACTGGTTGTCCCGCCCAGTCGTTCCGAGATCGACGGCCCGCCCTTCGAGGAATGCCTGGATCTGATCCGCCGTGTAGGTGAGATTGGCGCTCTTGACCAACGCCGCTGCGCCGGCCACGTGGGGCGCCGCGGCGCTGGTCCCGTCAAAGCCGCCCTGGCCGTTGCTGCCGCCAGGGCAGGAGACGAACGCTCCGTACACGCCACTTGAGACGTGGGTCTGGCCGGCGATGTCCGGCTTGATCCGCCCGTCGATAGTTGGCCCCTGGCCGCTGTACGACTCAAGCCGGTCGTTCTGCCAGCAGATCGCCCCTACCGCGAACGCGCTCGGGGAGGAGCCGGGCTCGGTGATGCTGCCGGCAGCGGACTGATATTCGAGGTTCGGGCCGGGGTAGATGTAGAGGTCGAAACGGGGAGCGGCCGTCGCCTGGAACTTGAGGATCCAGATGCCGAAATTCTGGCTGACGCCCGTCAAGTTCGTGAAGCAGCGGCTCTCAATTGGCGGCTGGGTGCCGGTCTGGAAGTTAGAGGAGCTGGCAACGATGACGCCCGTCGCCGAGACGGTCACTTCCAGATCGTAGTCCTGGCTGCTGGCCGGCCAGTCATCCCACTTCAGCGAGATGCAGGTCGTCTCGCCAGCCGGCAGGAAGACCGTGTTGGCGTTGTCAAGGGCCGTGAAGTTGTGGGCGCCGTCGTTGTCGGTGTCGCTGTACACGCCGGTCCAGTGCTGTTGGGCGCGGTTGCCCACCGAGTTGACCCAGAGGATGCCGCTCGCACGGGCGTCGGCCACGATAGCGCTGGGGGAGGTCGGGCTGCCGGTGCCGTCGCCACGGCTGGTGTTGAACCAGGAGGCCGACATCACCAGGATCGAGATGCCGTTGGCCTTCGCGTAGTCCTTGGCCATGCCGAGCTGCACCTCGGTGTCCACACAGAGGAGGTACACCTGCGCGCCGGGAGCCATCTCGTAGACGACCTCGGCGACAGCCGTGCCGTGCTCGCCGCCCGGCGCGGTGATGAGGCCGCCGCAGTAGTCCACGGCGGTCAGGGCTGCTGGCAGATCGCCAGCGGCTTGACGCGCGGAGTAGCCCGTGAAGCCGAAGTCGATGATGCCGACCTTGACGCCCTGCCCGGTGAAGCCAGCCGTATGCCACGCCGAGGCGTTCGTCGCCATCACGCCTTCGCCAGAGACGGCGTCGCGCTGGGGGGCCGCGGGCGTTCGCACGTAGCGGACGGCCGGCTCGGCAGCCACCTGCTCGATGCCTGAGGGCGGCAGGAGGGCCTGCAGCAGGGTGGCGTACTCGGCCTCAACCTTCCCGCCAACGCCGCTGATGGCCGCCTTCGCGGCGCGCGGCCGGCCGGCCGCGGTCTCCACGACGACGCGCACCCGCCCATCCCTGACGGCGATACCGCGCACGCGCGCCGACTCCAGCGCCTGGGCGCGCCCGCCAGCCTGGGATGCACGGATCGTCTGGGTCAGGGCGCTGTCGATGCGCTGGTGCTTGGACGCCTCAGCAGCCTGGCGGGCGGGCTGGCGGTCGGCCTTCGGGCGCGGCCCCTCGTCAACCCGGGCCTGCGTCGCCCCGGTGCTCCAGACGCCGCTCGGAATGGTGCGTGCCGCGGCGGTCTGTCCGCTGCCAGCGACCAGGAGAATGGCGGCCAGGAACGTCAACGCCAGCGCCAACCGCCACCTACAGGATGCCCGCACGCGTACTCCCATCCGATTCCGGGTTGCGGCCGGCGCCTCCCCGGGTTCCCGAGACAGGTTGCGCACGGGGCCACGGCGTCTCGGCAGCCCCCGTCCTTCGACGCCACCAGCGCCGGGCTCGCGATGTCCGGTCGCCCGGTTCACAACCGCGAGGGGAGCGTACCCGACAGTCCCAATCGTGTCAACTGCGCTGCGTGTGCGCATCACCGGCGAGTCGGTCAGGAGCACGACCCTGGTGAGGTCTGCGCCATGTACCCGCGCACACGGGCGGCCGGTCTGCCGTGGGAGTTGAGGCCGCACGGCAGACTGGCCGTCGAGCTGTCAGCCCAGATCCTGCTCGACCTTCGAGAGGTCGGCCAGCACCGACTCTTCAATCGGGACGCCGTCGCGCTCGCGGCTCGACTGCATCGCCCACTCGATCTCGCCGGCCACGTAGATCTTGTTCACGCCCGGCAGCTTGGGCGAGTTGTGGATCTGGTCGATCAGCTCGTCCATCCGGGCCTTGAACGTGTCCATCGACATGAAGCGCGTCACGTCGATGGTCAGGAAGAACTGGCCCATGCCGCTCTCGCCGGGCTGCACCCCGAGCATCCCGCCAAACCGGCCGCCCGAGAGCACGCCGGCCAGCACGTCCAGCATGACCGCCATGCCGTACCCCTTCGGGCCGCCGAGCGGCTCCAGCAGGCCGGCCCGCGCCGCGACCGGGTCCGTGGTCGGGTTGCCGTCCTTGTCGCGCGCCCAGCCCAGCGGGATCGACTCGCCCTTGGAGCGCGCCACGTCCAGCTTGCCGCCCGCCACGACGCTCGTCGCCATGTCCAGGACCATCGGCCACTCACGGGTGGTCGGGACGGCCATCGCGAACGGGTTGTTGCCGACGATCTTCGCCGCGCCGCCCGTGGGGGCCATGTTCATGCCGGCGTTGGTGATCGCCAGCCCGACCAACCCGGCCGCGCGGGCGCGAATGGCGTAGTAGGCCATCGCGCCGCAGTGGGTCGAGCGACGCAGCGCCACGGCGGCGAGACCGTGCTCCTTGCCCCGCTCGATGGCCAGCTCGTTGGCGCGGAACGCCGTGAGCTGCCCGAAACCGTTGTCGCCGTCCATGACGACCTGCCCGCCGTGATCCTCGACGACCTCGATCTTCGGCTTCGGATTGATCTTGCCGGCCTTGATCGCCGTCACATAGGTCGGGACGCGGATCACGCCGTGCGAGTGAACGCCGCGCAGATCGGCCTCGACCAGGTGGTGTGCGACGATGCCGGCATCCTCAGCCGGTACGTCCAGCCGCGTGAAGATGCCGGCCACGCGCTCTCGGAGCTCCGCTACGTTGACGGCCTGTGCCATCGGACCCCTCCCAGTACTCGTCGGCGGACATGATGCCGAACCGGGCGTCCGGGGACCAGGAGGGCCGCGCTCCCAGGGGGACTATGCCAGGTTGACGCCCAGGTGGTACGTCGCCGCGTAGCCGTCGGCGTCCTGGACGCACTGCAGAGTCAGTACATCGCCGCCGCTCCGGTAGATGCCGTCCTGGCTGTTGCGCGTCCGTCCCGTGCCCATCGCGGCGTACGGCGGCTGCTGAAAGACCTCGTCCGAGAGCGTATCGTCAAAGTAGAACTGCGAGACTTGCTGCCGTCCGCCATCCAACGCCGTCCGCACCTTGAAATGGATGTGGGCGGCTCGTCCACGGTACCAGCCGGGGTAGATGGTCGTGAACTGGACGACGCCCTGCTCGTCGGTCACCTGGTAGCCGCGCAGGAACTGGCTCCCGCGTGAGGTCCCCCAGTTCCGATCCTGCACGTCCGAGTAGACGCCCTTCGCGTCGCACTGCCAGACGTCCACGAACAGGCCAGCGAGCGGCGTACAGCTGCCGCCGTTCACCTGACTGACGTGCAGCGTCAGCGTAAGCGGGATGCCCTCCGAGAGGGCGCCGTCCGCGGGATTCCCCCTGATGTCCGAGCGGTTGAGGCGCTCGTCCACAAAGTACGGCCCCTCCGTCTGCTGCGGCGTCAGGACGCAGGCCGGCTGCCCGATGCTCTCCTGGCGGGCGGCGGACTGGCCCGCCTCCTGGGCGGCAGCGCCCCGGCCTCCGCGCGACGGCGCGCTCTGCTGCCGATGGCCTGCTGGCTCGCGGATCGTCTGGGCGGAAGTCGGGCCGGCGCAGGCTGCCAGCAGCATCATCGGGACGACGCGCCCACCCCACAGGCGGAGGGCGGCCCGGCGGGAGAGCCTGGGAGACACGGAGGCGTCGGTGGGGTGACGGTCGGTCATCAGGGCACCTCGGTGTGGGGCGCTGGGTGAGATGGGTCGTAGGTCTTAGATCGTAGATCATGGGGGCGCGGAGAGGCCCCAATAACCGCCATGCTCCCCACGGCCCACGACCCACGACCCACGACCCACGGCCCACGACCCACGGCCCACGGCCCACGGCCCACGGCCCACGGCCCACGACCCACGGCCCACGGCCCACGGCCCACGGCCCACGGCCCACGGCCCACGGCCCACGGCCCACGGCCCACGGCCCACGGCCCACGGCCCTAGCCGACCCGGAACGGCTCCAGCACCTCGTAGTTCGGCTCGATGCCGCTGCCGGGGATCTCCGGCGGGCTGACGGTTCCGTCGTCGTTCAGCCGCAGCGGGTGGTGGTACATCTTGGCCCACATCGGGTTGGTGCTCTCGCGGTGGAACTCCAGCAGCAGCCCGTTGGAGATCGCCGAGACGAGGTGGATGTGGATGTCCTGCGAGCCGTGCGGCGCGATGACCAGGTCGTGCGCCTGGGCCAGCGCCGCCACCTTGATCCACTCGGTGACGCCGCCGAGGATCTTGGCGTCGGCGTTGAGGATCGGGACCGCGCCCGTCTGGATCAGGTCGCGGAAGCCGTAGCGGGTGTACTCGTTCTCGCCGGTCGCAATCGGGATGCTCGACATCTGGGCCAGCCGCCGGTGCCCCTCGTAGTCGTCCGGGGCCAGCGGCTCCTCGAACCAGAAGATGTCGTACTCCTCGATGCGCCGCGCAAGCTGGATCGCCTCGTAGGCCCGGTAGGCGCAGTTGGCGTCCACCAGCAGCTTCACGTCGGGGCCAATGGCCTCGCGGACGGCCTTGACGCGCTCGGCGTCCTCGCGGATCGGCACCGCCCCGATCTTCATCTTGACGGCCCGCGCGCCCATCTCGACGCTCTCACGCATCTCCTGCTGCAGCTCTTTGAGGCCCTTGCCGTCCTCGTAGTAGCCGCCGGTGACGTAGGTGGGCATCCGATTGCGGAAGCCGCCGAGCATCTTGTAGAGCGGCAGCCCGGCCACCTTCGCCCGGAGGTCCCAGAGGGCGATGTCGATGCCGCTGATGGCTCGCGTCGTCAGGCCGCGTCGGCCGATGAGCTTGGGGATCCACATCTTGTGCCAGAGCCGCTCGACGTCAATCGGGTCTTCGCCGATCAGCTCCGGGATCAGGTGCTCGATGGTCGCCTGCACCACTGGCTGAATGGCGCAGACCCCGACGCCCTCAACGCCCTCATCCGTGTGGATCTTGACGAGCCGCACGCCGGTATGGGTGTAGGTGTGCTTGCCGTTGGAGATCGGCTTGCGGCGCGGCCAACGGTACGTCTCGGTCGTGATCGCGGTGATCTTCATCCAGGTACTCCGAAGCGCGCTCCGTGCGCGTGGTCCATGTCGCGGTGCGATGGTCGAGGTCCGGCCACTATTCACACAGGCGGCAGGCGCATCTGCTACGATGCAGGGAGTGGGATATCTCACAATACGTCGAGTGCTGCGCGCGTGGCGAGCGCGAGAGCGCTCCTGTACACCAGGACGGAGCACGACCCGACCATGAACACGGCAATCCCGCCAGCAGCACGCCCCACCACCGATGACGGCTCGGCGTGCCGGCATCCAGCCCCCGCCCCCTCGCTCGACCCAGACATCCAGCGTTCCATCGAGACGCAGCGGATCATGGACGTCGTCAACGCCCTGGCCACCAGCGCGGATGCTGGCGATTGGGAGGGGCTGCGCGCCTGCATGGCCGACCAGATCGTGGTGGACTACACGTCCCTCAGCGGCGGCCTGCCGGGCGAGATGACCGCCGACACCCTGGTGGACACCTGGAAGTTCCTGTCCGGGTTCCAGGCGACGCAGCACATGATCGCCAGTCACCGCGTCGCGGTGCATGGGGAGACGGCGACCTGCAAAGCCTACGTCGTCGCGCACCACTACCTGCCCAACAACACCGGTGGCGCGTTCTGGAGGCTCGGTGGCCGCTACCACGAGGAACTCGTGAAGTCCGCCGACGGCTGGAAGATCTGCCGAATCACCCTCACCGTCCTCTGGACCGAAGGGAACGCCGACCTGCTGACGCTGGCCGGGCAGCGGTACCGGGCGTTGAGCGGCGCGCCCCCGCGGCAATGATGGGGGGCGACTGTACCGCCCCCCAGAAACCCGAACGCTGAAACCCAGAACCCGGCGCCGTCAGGCGACCCGGTACTTCTCCAGCTCCTTGTAGTTCGGATCGATGCCGATGCCCGGCACCTCCGGCGGGCTGACGGTGCCGTCGTCGTTCAGCCGGAGCGTGGTGTTGTAGACCTTGCCGTGCATCGGGTCCACCGAGTCGCGGTAGTACTCCAGAATCAGGCCGTTCTGGATCGCCGTGACGAGGTGGATGTGGATGTCCTGCGAGCCGTGCGGCGCGATCACCAGATCGTGCGCCTGGGCGTAGGCCGCCACCTTCATGAACTCGGTGACGCCGCCCAGCACCTTCGCATCGGCGTTGAGGATCGGCACGGCCTTGGTGTTGATGAGATCCCGGAAGCCGTAGCGGGTGTACTCGTTCTCACCCGTGGCAATCGGGATGCTCGTCATCTGGGCCAGCCGGGTATGCCCTTCGTAGTCGTCGGGAGCGATGGGCTCCTCGAACCAGAAGATGTCGTACTCCTCCATCGCCCGGGCCATCTGGATCGCCTCGTACGCCCGGTAGGCGCAGTTGGCGTCCACCAGCAGCTTCACGTCGGGACCGATGGCCTCCCGGCACGCCTTCACGCGCTCGGCATCCTCACGGATCGGGATGGCGCCAATCTTGATCTTGACGGCCTTCGCGCCCATATTGACGTTGTCGTACATCTCCTGCTGGAGTTCTTTGATGCCCTTGCCTTCCTCGTAGTAGCCGCCAGCAATGTACGTGGGCATACGGTTTCGGAAGCCGCCGAGCATCTTGTAGAGCGGCATCCCTGCGACCTTCGCCCGGAGATCCCAGAGGGCGATGTCGATGCCGGCGATGGCTCGCGTGGTCAGGCCACGCCGGCCGATGAGCTTCGGGATCCACATCTTGTGCCACAGCCGCTCGACGTCAATCGGGTCCTCGCCGATCAGCTCAGGCTTGAGGTGCTCGATGGTCGCCCCGGCGATGCCCCCCGTCGAGCCGACGCCCACGCCCAGCGTGCCCTCGTCGGTGTGGATCTTGATCAGACCCAGGCCCGAGTGGGTGTAGGTGTGGAGGCCGTTCGAGATCGGCTTATGGCGCGGCCACTTGTAGGTCTCTGTGGTGACGTCGATGATCTTCAACGATTGCTCCTT
The genomic region above belongs to Chloroflexota bacterium and contains:
- a CDS encoding S8 family serine peptidase gives rise to the protein MALALTFLAAILLVAGSGQTAAARTIPSGVWSTGATQARVDEGPRPKADRQPARQAAEASKHQRIDSALTQTIRASQAGGRAQALESARVRGIAVRDGRVRVVVETAAGRPRAAKAAISGVGGKVEAEYATLLQALLPPSGIEQVAAEPAVRYVRTPAAPQRDAVSGEGVMATNASAWHTAGFTGQGVKVGIIDFGFTGYSARQAAGDLPAALTAVDYCGGLITAPGGEHGTAVAEVVYEMAPGAQVYLLCVDTEVQLGMAKDYAKANGISILVMSASWFNTSRGDGTGSPTSPSAIVADARASGILWVNSVGNRAQQHWTGVYSDTDNDGAHNFTALDNANTVFLPAGETTCISLKWDDWPASSQDYDLEVTVSATGVIVASSSNFQTGTQPPIESRCFTNLTGVSQNFGIWILKFQATAAPRFDLYIYPGPNLEYQSAAGSITEPGSSPSAFAVGAICWQNDRLESYSGQGPTIDGRIKPDIAGQTHVSSGVYGAFVSCPGGSNGQGGFDGTSAAAPHVAGAAALVKSANLTYTADQIQAFLEGRAVDLGTTGRDNQYGAGKLILGAAPGAGGLPAPTMPVGIPGVVTPPGPGVAADPGPYPQTSQYFPEDDTDKPRRLTRDERRQRAATSRIGSDDVHTEGNVLRVECKAETPFLVIGMRDGDQTVRLHATAREKCGSVSVGSYVLVEGVKEHEGLFDADELDLAD
- a CDS encoding Ldh family oxidoreductase — encoded protein: MAQAVNVAELRERVAGIFTRLDVPAEDAGIVAHHLVEADLRGVHSHGVIRVPTYVTAIKAGKINPKPKIEVVEDHGGQVVMDGDNGFGQLTAFRANELAIERGKEHGLAAVALRRSTHCGAMAYYAIRARAAGLVGLAITNAGMNMAPTGGAAKIVGNNPFAMAVPTTREWPMVLDMATSVVAGGKLDVARSKGESIPLGWARDKDGNPTTDPVAARAGLLEPLGGPKGYGMAVMLDVLAGVLSGGRFGGMLGVQPGESGMGQFFLTIDVTRFMSMDTFKARMDELIDQIHNSPKLPGVNKIYVAGEIEWAMQSSRERDGVPIEESVLADLSKVEQDLG
- a CDS encoding intradiol ring-cleavage dioxygenase — its product is MTDRHPTDASVSPRLSRRAALRLWGGRVVPMMLLAACAGPTSAQTIREPAGHRQQSAPSRGGRGAAAQEAGQSAARQESIGQPACVLTPQQTEGPYFVDERLNRSDIRGNPADGALSEGIPLTLTLHVSQVNGGSCTPLAGLFVDVWQCDAKGVYSDVQDRNWGTSRGSQFLRGYQVTDEQGVVQFTTIYPGWYRGRAAHIHFKVRTALDGGRQQVSQFYFDDTLSDEVFQQPPYAAMGTGRTRNSQDGIYRSGGDVLTLQCVQDADGYAATYHLGVNLA
- a CDS encoding mandelate racemase/muconate lactonizing enzyme family protein produces the protein MKITAITTETYRWPRRKPISNGKHTYTHTGVRLVKIHTDEGVEGVGVCAIQPVVQATIEHLIPELIGEDPIDVERLWHKMWIPKLIGRRGLTTRAISGIDIALWDLRAKVAGLPLYKMLGGFRNRMPTYVTGGYYEDGKGLKELQQEMRESVEMGARAVKMKIGAVPIREDAERVKAVREAIGPDVKLLVDANCAYRAYEAIQLARRIEEYDIFWFEEPLAPDDYEGHRRLAQMSSIPIATGENEYTRYGFRDLIQTGAVPILNADAKILGGVTEWIKVAALAQAHDLVIAPHGSQDIHIHLVSAISNGLLLEFHRESTNPMWAKMYHHPLRLNDDGTVSPPEIPGSGIEPNYEVLEPFRVG
- a CDS encoding nuclear transport factor 2 family protein; the encoded protein is MNTAIPPAARPTTDDGSACRHPAPAPSLDPDIQRSIETQRIMDVVNALATSADAGDWEGLRACMADQIVVDYTSLSGGLPGEMTADTLVDTWKFLSGFQATQHMIASHRVAVHGETATCKAYVVAHHYLPNNTGGAFWRLGGRYHEELVKSADGWKICRITLTVLWTEGNADLLTLAGQRYRALSGAPPRQ
- a CDS encoding mandelate racemase/muconate lactonizing enzyme family protein, with product MKIIDVTTETYKWPRHKPISNGLHTYTHSGLGLIKIHTDEGTLGVGVGSTGGIAGATIEHLKPELIGEDPIDVERLWHKMWIPKLIGRRGLTTRAIAGIDIALWDLRAKVAGMPLYKMLGGFRNRMPTYIAGGYYEEGKGIKELQQEMYDNVNMGAKAVKIKIGAIPIREDAERVKACREAIGPDVKLLVDANCAYRAYEAIQMARAMEEYDIFWFEEPIAPDDYEGHTRLAQMTSIPIATGENEYTRYGFRDLINTKAVPILNADAKVLGGVTEFMKVAAYAQAHDLVIAPHGSQDIHIHLVTAIQNGLILEYYRDSVDPMHGKVYNTTLRLNDDGTVSPPEVPGIGIDPNYKELEKYRVA